A stretch of the Fusarium musae strain F31 chromosome 2, whole genome shotgun sequence genome encodes the following:
- a CDS encoding hypothetical protein (EggNog:ENOG41~MEROPS:MER0014418) — protein sequence MVYLGHARGLAAFAFGLTLLAAPASSLQTTLEPRQKKNAASPYTDAVSDYVDSLDKKLWLINKNIHDNPELGYKEFKAHKLLTSFMKKQKGWNVTDTVGGIDTAFMAVFDGSGDGPVVSFNAEYDALEGLGHACGHNLIATASLGGALATAEIMRKEKLGGKVILFGTPAEESLGGKVKMLEAGVFKDAKIDISLISHPSNGPDTPYMLAQSTDRIDVEYTGREAHAAAGPWEGINAQDALLLANSALSYMRQQMRTTDRVHGIIHSAGTRINVIPADASGSYQLRAANEEQLEELSDRVYNCFKAGALGTGAKMNFTTRPYGYANMNNNDGLAASYTRWFEELGGDLPDADVDKMREPGGSTDQGNISQDFPAISPMFQITYTNGTVPKSGPHTAPFEVAAGSKPAFEKALMVAKGLAGVAVDVLTVDGLLDEIKDEFKKKKSSARRRR from the coding sequence ATGGTCTATCTTGGTCATGCCAGAGGCCTCGCAGCCTTTGCGTTCGGCCTCACACTCCTCGCAGCCccagcatcatcacttcAAACCACCCTTGAACCACGCCAAAAGAAGAATGCCGCAAGCCCATACACAGACGCAGTCTCAGACTACGTCGACTCGCTCGATAAAAAGCTCTGGTTAATCAACAAGAACATCCACGATAATCCCGAGCTTGGCTACAAAGAGTTCAAAGCCCACAAGCTTCTTACATCGTtcatgaagaagcagaagggaTGGAACGTGACCGACACAGTTGGCGGAATCGACACTGCTTTCATGGCTGTGTTTGATGGCTCAGGCGATGGTCCCGTTGTGAGCTTTAATGCTGAGTACGATGCGCTAGAGGGACTGGGACATGCCTGTGGCCATAATTTGATTGCGACGGCATCGCTGGGTGGTGCTCTTGCAACCGCTGAGATTATGCGCAAGGAGAAACTTGGGGGCAAGGTCATTCTCTTTGGTACACCCGCTGAAGAGTCTCTCGGTGGAAAGGTCAAGATGCTCGAAGCAGGTGTCTtcaaggatgccaagatTGACATATCTCTGATCTCACATCCCAGCAACGGCCCCGACACACCGTACATGCTGGCTCAGTCGACAGACCGCATTGATGTTGAGTACACAGGTCGTGAGGCTCATGCTGCAGCCGGGCCCTGGGAAGGCATCAATGCACAAGACGCACTCCTCCTCGCCAATAGCGCTCTGTCCTATATGCGCCAGCAGATGCGCACGACAGATCGTGTCCATGGAATCATCCACTCAGCAGGAACCCGTATTAACGTCATCCCCGCCGATGCATCAGGAAGCTACCAGCTCCGCGCCGCCAATGAGGAACAACTCGAAGAGCTCTCAGACCGGGTATATAACTGTTTCAAGGCTGGTGCTCTCGGCACAGGTGCAAAGATGAACTTCACAACACGACCATACGGTTACGCCAACATGAACAATAACGATGGTCTTGCTGCGTCATACACACGCTGGTTCGAGGAGCTTGGTGGTGACCTCCCCGATGCTGATGTCGACAAGATGCGAGAACCCGGTGGCTCAACTGACCAAGGAAACATCAGCCAGGATTTTCCAGCCATCAGCCCAATGTTCCAGATCACCTATACCAATGGAACTGTTCCAAAGAGTGGCCCTCATACCGCGCCCTTCGAGGTCGCAGCGGGAAGCAAGCCTGCTTTTGAGAAGGCTCTCATGGTCGCTAAGGGtcttgctggtgttgctgtGGATGTTTTGACAGTTGATGGGCTtttggatgagatcaaggatgagtttaagaagaaaaagtcaTCTGCTCGACGAAGAAGGTAG
- a CDS encoding hypothetical protein (CAZy:GH55), translating to MAGPRRQRQQRMASEESYHDEIPVPIPGQGSNKPSAISTHSLERYYTATPQKQRFSWLFIVIMGLSTIVTASLLAMRLFTLPASAAPQAIEVEVDVAAPAASVSTAAPAYPAPASPESAAPKAPAYSAAAAAGSWWMSDIKRQGVVAYGSADYKIFRNVKDYGAKGDGSSDDTEAINAAFSDGNRCGKGCDSSTTTPAIVYFPPGTYVVSKPILPYYYTHMIGDVNNLPVLKPTANFEGMAVIDVDPYNSDGSNWHTNQNNFFRQVRNFKIDLTGMPKSSGTGIHWQVAQATSLQNIVFQMIEDPSDDNKQQGIFIDNGSGGFMTDLTFIGGRYGGFFGSQQFTSRNMTFHNCNTAVYMNWNWLWTLNGLDISGAKVGIDMTAGGNVQNVGSILLTDSKIANTAVGVLTNYNPAQPDTNGTLIIDNVDMSSAVPVAVKGGGSSATILAGNAKIASWVQGRAYSGGSGKAIQATQTPVTKPKALLDSKGNVVTKSKPQYNSVPSSNFISVKSKGAKGDGKTDDTAAIQAVFNSVQDGQIVYFDHGAYVITDTVKVPKNIKIVGEVWPLIMAGGNKNFKDQANPKPVWQVGQAGDVGNVEIQDLIFETLGPQPGAILMEFNVAGSTPGSAGLFDVHFRVGGSAGTQLQSDKCKKNPKVKADPNPECLGAFMLFHMTKQSSCYLENTWFWVADHELDLGDHSQINLYNGRGVLIESTKGAWLWGTASEHSVLYNYHLEDASNVYMSLIQTETAYMQGNPDATVPFTVNKKYFDPDFKATCTGTSQRCARTWGLRAVNSKDVFIYGGGLYSFFDNYDQVCVGENNCQDNMIDIESSQVHLYGISTKASVNMVNVDGKSAILDKDNRNNFCAAIALFSS from the exons ATGGCTGGTCCTCGGAGGCAGAGACAGCAGCGGATGGCGTCCGAGGAGAGCTACCACGATGAGATCCCTGTTCCTATACCTGGTCAGGGCAGTAATAAG CCATCTGCAATATCAACACACTCTCTAGAGCGATACTATACCGCTACACCCCAGAAACAACGATTTAGCTGGCtattcatcgtcatcatgggGCTTTCGACCATCGTCACGGCCTCCCTCTTGGCCATGCGCCTCTTCACCCTCCCAGCTTCGGCTGCTCCTCAGGctattgaggttgaggttgatgtcgcTGCTCCCGCGGCCTCTGTCTCTACTGCCGCACCGGCCTATCCTGCACCTGCTTCGCCTGAGTCTGCCGCTCCCAAGGCTCCTGCTTACTCggctgccgctgctgctggttCATGGTGGATGTCCGACATCAAGCGTCAAGGTGTCGTTGCCTATGGCTCCGCCGACTACAAGATCTTCCGCAACGTGAAGGACTACGGTGCCAAGGGTGATGGTAGCTCTGACGACACTGAGGCCATCAATGCCGCCTTTTCTGACGGCAACCGTTGTGGTAAGGGCTGTGACTCTTCTACCACCACTCCCGCCATTGTCTACTTCCCTCCTGGCACCTATGTTGTCTCCAAGCCTATTCTCCCCTATTACTACACCCACATGATTGGTGATGTCAACAACCTTCCTGTTCTCAAGCCAACTGCCAACTTTGAGGGCATGGCTGTCATTGACGTCGATCCCTACAACTCGGATGGCTCCAACTGGCACACCAACCAGAACAACTTCTTCCGACAGGTCCGCAACTTCAAGATTGATCTCACCGGCATGCCCAAGAGCTCCGGTACTGGTATCCACTGGCAAGTCGCCCAAGCTACCTCTCTTCAGAACATCGTCTTCCAGATGATTGAGGACCCTAGCGACGACAACAAACAGCAAGGTATCTTCATCGACAACGGCTCCGGTGGCTTCATGACCGACCTCACTTTCATTGGTGGTCGATATGGTGGTTTCTTTGGTAGTCAACAGTTCACCAGCCGAAACATGACTTTCCACAACTGCAACACTGCCGTCTACATGAACTGGAACTGGCTGTGGACTCTCAACGGCCTTGACATCTCTGGCGCCAAGGTCGGCATTGACATGACTGCTGGCGGCAACGTTCAGAACGTCGGCTCTATTCTCCTTACCGACAGCAAGATTGCCAACACTGCAGTTGGTGTCCTGACCAACTACAACCCCGCGCAGCCCGATACCAACGGCACCCTTATCATCGACAACGTCGACATGTCCTCTGCTGTCCCTGTCGCCGTCAAGGGTGGTGGATCTAGTGCTACTATCCTCGCTGGCAACGCCAAGATTGCGTCCTGGGTCCAAGGTCGTGCCTACAGCGGCGGCAGTGGTAAAGCTATCCAGGCCACTCAGACTCCCGtcaccaagcccaaggctctTCTCGACTCCAAGGGTAATGTCGTCACCAAGAGCAAGCCTCAGTACAACAGTGTCCCCTCGTCCAACTTCATCTCCGTCAAGTCCAAAGGTGCCAAGGGTGATGGCAAGACCGATGATACTGCGGCCATTCAGGCTGTCTTCAACAGTGTCCAAGATGGTCAGATCGTTTACTTCGACCACGGCGCTTACGTCATTACCGATACTGTCAAGGttcccaagaacatcaagattgTTGGCGAGGTTTGGcctctcatcatggctggtggCAACAAGAATTTCAAGGATCAAGCCAACCCCAAGCCCGTCTGGCAAGTCGGTCAAGCTGGTGATGTCGGCAACGTCGAAATCCAGGACCTCATATTTGAGACTCTCGGACCCCAGCCCGGTGCTATCTTGATGGAGTTCAACGTCGCTGGTTCTACTCCCGGCTCCGCTGGTCTCTTTGATGTCCACTTCCGCGTTGGTGGCTCTGCCGGTACTCAGCTTCAGTCCGACAAGTGCAAGAAGAaccccaaggtcaaggccgatCCCAACCCTGAGTGCCTCGGCGCCTTCATGCTCTTCCATATGACCAAGCAGTCTAGCTGCTACCTTGAGAACACGTGGTTCTGGGTTGCTGACCACGAGCTCGACCTCGGAGATCACTCTCAGATCAACCTCTACAATGGCCGCGGAGTTTTGATTGAGAGCACCAAGGGTGCTTGGTTGTGGGGTACCGCTTCCGAGCACAGTGTTCTTTACAACTACCACCTTGAGGATGCCTCTAACGTCTACATGTCCCTCATCCAGACCGAGACTGCTTACATGCAGGGCAACCCTGACGCGACCGTACCTTTCACTGTGAACAAGAAGTACTTCGACCCTGACTTCAAGGCAACCTGCACCGGTACCTCTCAGCGATGTGCTCGTACCTGGGGTCTCCGCGCTGTTAACTCCAAGGATGTCTTCATCTATGGAGGAGGCCTCTACAGCTTCTTCGACAACTACGACCAAGTCTGTGTTGGCGAGAACAACTGCCAGGACAACATGATCGACATTGAGAGCTCACAGGTGCACCTTTACGgcatcagcaccaaggcCTCCGTCAACATGGTCAACGTTGATGGTAAGTCGGCGATCCTTGACAAGGACAACCGCAACAACTTCTGCGCCGCCATCGCGCTCTTCTCATCTTAG
- a CDS encoding hypothetical protein (EggNog:ENOG41) has protein sequence MEITRRFSRSCSKAEIASVGISPATSAVFAIYTAAQTSQSWIDVFDIKTQSGYSKTSGSHAVFSPNGSKLATIRDWTVQFTGGFDFHHSSTVFLRDYVSGKTACELKEAKGEPIAWSRDGRLIAVGEAKNRIGVWDVKNGVRVGKVLSHIDAVTHAAFLPDQSLVTVSRDGTLRITNTKTCKTIRHLEIDGSNNPRALAVSPDGRRIVSVWGTSVHIWIPSANDLTSYNLNAVRPCEGWPIAISPDCRYMLCRTEDGFDIMDVATGTIVYDEATEEMVMSGAFDEDAKVLVLGRMDGVVEVRDVFHRR, from the coding sequence ATGGAAATCACACGTCGCTTCAGCCGCTCCTGTAGCAAGGCAGAGATCGCCTCAGTAGGCATCTCCCCTGCTACATCAGCTGTCTTTGCAATCTACACAGCTGCGCAGACCTCTCAATCCTGGATTGACGTCTTTGACATCAAGACCCAGAGCGGCTACTCCAAGACAAGCGGCTCGCATGCTGTCTTCTCACCCAATGGTTCCAAGTTGGCTACTATCAGGGACTGGACTGTTCAGTTTACAGGAGGCTTCGACTTTCACCACTCTAGCACTGTCTTCCTGAGGGACTATGTCAGTGGAAAGACGGCCTGTGAACTcaaggaggccaagggtGAGCCAATTGCTTGGAGCCGTGATGGGAGACTCATCGCAGTGGGTGAAGCGAAGAATCGCATTGGGGTTTGGGACGTGAAGAACGGAGTCAGGGTCGGAAAGGTTCTGAGCCACATCGACGCAGTTACTCACGCTGCTTTCCTCCCCGACCAGAGCCTCGTCACTGTCTCACGTGATGGAACGCTGcgcatcaccaacaccaagactTGCAAGACAATTCGTCATCTTGAAATCGACGGCTCAAACAACCCCCGCGCTCTAGCAGTCAGTCCCGATGGTCGACGCATCGTCTCAGTCTGGGGAACAAGCGTCCACATCTGGATCCCCTCCGCCAACGACTTGACGTCCTACAACCTCAACGCGGTGCGACCCTGTGAGGGATGGCCCATTGCGATCTCACCCGATTGCCGATACATGCTCTGCAGAACTGAAGATGGCTTCGACATCATGGATGTTGCGACGGGAACGATTGTGTACGACGAGGCTACGGAGGAGATGGTAATGTCTGGGGCTTTTGATGAGGATGCTAAGGTTTTGGTTCTTGGAAGGATGGACGGCGTTGTTGAGGTTCGGGATGTTTTTCACAGGAGGTAA
- a CDS encoding hypothetical protein (EggNog:ENOG41~MEROPS:MER0003537) — protein MSEVYTQVQLSDGAKLNVCLLGAENKSKPLIISLHGAPGLSSHTGIKEDFKFLSDRFRVLVYDLRGSGDSEVKGPFTDEQWVSDLEELRAWMGDEKFILAGGSYGGFLALNYALNYPNRLRALILRNTWACGPQGTHRALANILLSDRINPDPMRQVRLWTGNVQSREDAEQGMAEIVLIYTPESNPEPESFEGASTELRWEVHNAAFSWSQPRFDVRSRLVEIKVPTLVIVGKLDIICPVEESEMIQRCINGSELVIFEKSAHNPATDEPEKFRGVLSKFLERLVW, from the exons ATGTCAGAAGTTTATACTCAAGTTCAACTCAGCGACGGAGCCAAACTCAACGTCTGCCTCCTCGGCGCCGAAAACAAGTCAAAGCCCTTGATAATCTCTCTCCATGGCGCACCGGGACTCTCGTCACACACCGGCATAAAAGAGGACTTCAAGTTTCTCTCAGACAGGTTCCGCGTTCTCGTGTACGATCTTCGAGGTAGTGGAGACAGCGAGGTCAAGGGGCCTTTTACCGATGAGCAGTGGGTGtcggatcttgaagagctcaG AGCTTGGATGGGAGACGAAAAGTTCATACTTGCTGGAGGATCTTACGGTGGCTTCCTTGCACTGAACTACGCCCTCAACTATCCAAACCGTCTCCGAGCCTTGATCCTTCGTAATACCTGGGCATGTGGTCCCCAAGGCACACATCGCGCCCTAGCAAACATTCTCCTATCCGACCGCATCAATCCCGATCCCATGCGCCAAGTAAGGCTCTGGACTGGCAACGTGCAAAGTCGGGAAGATGCAGAACAAGGCATGGCCGAGATTGTCCTCATCTACACCCCCGAGAGCAATCCGGAGCCTGAATCATTCGAGGGCGCAAGTACCGAACTTCGCTGGGAGGTTCACAACGCTGCGTTCTCTTGGTCACAGCCTCGTTTTGATGTGAGGTCCAGACTGGTCGAGATCAAGGTTCCGACCTTGGTGATTGTTGGAAAACTCGACATCATTTGCCCTGTTGAAGAGTCTGAGATGATCCAGAGGTGCATAAATGGTAGTGAGCTTGTTATTTTCGAGAAGTCGGCTCATAATCCTGCTACCGATGAGCCGGAGAAGTTTCGAGGGGTTCTCTCGAAGTTCCTTGAAAGGCTTGTGTGGTAA